The following nucleotide sequence is from Odocoileus virginianus isolate 20LAN1187 ecotype Illinois unplaced genomic scaffold, Ovbor_1.2 Unplaced_Contig_57, whole genome shotgun sequence.
TTAAACAATGAATCCATGAGGTGATATTTGAGAAATGGCTCTGCCACACAGATGTCACACAGAATTAAAGCTGGTACAGGATGATCAGtagaataagaagaaaaagtaaactaCACCAAGCAAGACAAACACAAAGCTCATAATTCACAGTGATCCAGGCTTTGAGTCGGAAGACTGTCTTGAAGGCACAGTTTCTCTCAGCCTCTTTCAGGCCTTGCTTTTGCTTTGCAACCTGCAGCCGTACCTTGTCCAGGTAGTGCCTCTGACCTTCTGCATGGGCGCCACCCCCCATCTGCTGGAGCATCTGTGCATCAAAGAAGAGCTCGTTGGTGAGGAAGGCGCCCTGGTGCTCCCGCTCCAGCCCCTCGATCACGGCCATCAGCTGGGCCAGCTGTTCTCTCTGCTCATCCCCGGAGGCCCGGTTGTTGAAGGCGCAGTACCTCTGCCCACACTTCCGGACCAGGCTCCTCAGCCTGAGGTTGTCTGTGTTTGCCACGTATTCATCCAAGGATCCACCATCTAAGTCCTCCTTGTGGGTGAAGAGGACGACCATGTATCTCTCGGCTCCCGCCCCAAAGACCTCCTTCACCCTGGTCACGGCCACCACGTCCTGTTCAGTGAAGCGCCCCAGCTGGGTTACCAGCAGCAGCACATGGGGCCCTGGCACCGACAGCAGATAGCAGGATCCAATGTTCTGGTACACCTCTTGATCCTGGGCCTCAGCCTCAAAGATGGGGGGCGTGTCCACCACCAGGATGCTCCTCCCATTCCACGTGCCTGTTGCCCTCTGACACTTCCTGGTCACCGACTGGGCCCCCAGCTTGGACTCAAACACGGGCTGGCAGAGGATGCTGTTCCCGGTGGCACTTCTCCCGCTGCCTGTTTTCCCTACCAGATGATCCTCAAAGAAGATGATCCTGGATTTAAgctctctcctcctccacctgTCACAGCACATGAAAAGTTAATGTGCAATCCTTGTGGGCTGAATgtgtccccccccaaaaaaaattcatatgtgaAACACTGATCCTCAACGTGATGGTCACTGGTGGTCaggtctttgggaggtgatgaggtCTAGATGAGGGCATGAGGATGAAACTCCATAATGGAATTAGTGTCCTTCTAAGAAATCAAGGActatattcattagaaggactgatgctgaagctgaagctccaatattttggccacttgatgcaaagagccaactctttggaaaagacccaactcattggaaaaggctgggaaagactgagggcaggaggagaagagggtgacagaggatgagatggttgaatggcatcactgactcaatgaatgtgagtttgagcaaaccctgggagatggtgaagaacagggaaggctgTCCAggacaggcatgctgcagtccttggggtcacaaagagttggacaccacttagcgactgaacaacaacaaagaagagaaagagactgCTCTCTGTCCATCAGATGTGGACACAGCAACCAGGAGGTGGCTTCTCCCCAGACACCAAATCCCctacaccttgatcttggacctcccaggctccagaaagtcagaaataaatatttcttggttACCACACAGTCTCTGCTATTTGTTTTAGCAGTTTTAACTGACAAAAAGAGTAATACATGCCTCTTGAGGAGgaagggaacaaaagaaaaaaaaggaaaatatttcaaaggacTGGCACACCTGGATCAATTTGGCTATCACACCCTTTATTCTCACCATGGACCTGGGCTCAGAGTAAATATTCTTATATAGAGAAAAAGGGAGCTCACACAGGGCTGGTAGAATAAATCACCCAGGATGGCCAAAGTCTTTAGGATTGATCTTTCCAGGATGCTGGACTCTCCAACCTTTCCAGAACCTTCTCCCTATTCAGTTCCCACCCAGAAGTCTTTCTGATGCTCCGAGCTTCCTATAACCACTGAATTAAATATTCGTCCCATACTTTCAACTCCTCCCATCCCTGCCTGGTCTCCGTTTTGTCACATGGCAGagttttctatgaaaaaaaacaTATCCTCAGTAAGGAGAGTATGACAGCAAATAGCCTAGTAAGTTCTATTTCCTGGggaaatacattttctttgtcttcaggTGACTCTAGTCTTGTACCTTTCACTGCAGGTGGGAACTTGGCTGCCCCCGTGCTGTGCTCATGGCCCCCCAGTGTCGTGAAGGTCTCCTCCAGAACTTACCTGTGGTGCAGCTGTCTCTTCCACCCTGCCGAAACCTTTCCATTTTGTTCTAGGGAGAGAACAGGCAAGGATTGTTCAGACTGGAGTTGGATGTGACATCCAGCACAAAAGACCACATTTTATAGACAGGAGACTGAAGGGGGCAAAAAGCAACTGCTGAAGGTCAACATAATTTAAAGGATGTGCTGAGACTAAAACCGAAGTCTACTGACCCTCTGTCACTCTTGGCACTAGATCAAGGCTCCTAGTGAAGAGTATATAAGACAGTCCCAACATGAGAGCACCGACACGTGGTTTCCCACCACTGGTATTTAGTTACTGACAAGATGCACTGAAAAACGTGTTGTCCACCCAGAAAACCAAACATGGAAGCTGGTCATTTCCTGGCATCCTGGCTCTCTGCCTTGAGGGTCTCAGTCCTGTCCTGAGTCCCAAACTCAAGATTGCCTGGCAAAGTTCCTCCCTTTGGTAAGTTCACAAAAGAAGCTCTTCCCTAAGTTCTTCCATGGTGATCATGGTGTGGAGGGTCACCAATCATCCCAGTTTGCCCTGGACAGAGAGGGTCCCCTGATCAAAGGAGCATCAGTGTTGAAACTGGGGGAGTCCCAGGTGTTGGTCATGGCAGAAGCAGGAGATGGTCATGAGTCCAGGTGGGCAGGAGGGTAGACCAGACATCCGGTAAACAGAGGAACACCTGATTTGTTAGGTTCAGATCAGCTGTTGTTACCAAAGATCTACGCTTCTATGTTCTCAGCTCAAACAGTCCTAGACCAGTAACTACCACAGGGCCATCTCTCTTGAGCCCTCTCCTTCTTTCACTGTCCCCCATATGCCTTTTtcttgatctttctctttcttcccacctCCTACTTCTTGTGCTCAGTGAGGGGGTCCACTGAGGCCCCACCCAAGGATGACTACTCAAGCTTCATTACTGAGAAAGTTCTTCACAACCCTTTCCAAAACTACATCAGAACCTTGCTGTGTGCAAACTTTTAGAGTATTTTCTAAAGCTCAAGGAGTTAATGCTAAAGAATGAATCTCTAATTGTGGAATTTCAGTATCTAGGACagatgaaccaaaaaaaaaaaaaaagttgtggaaTAAGTGAATTtcctccaccatccatgggatcacaccaTATAGAGTATTATCTAACCTCTCCATCTGTGAAATTGGCTGCAATGATTACCTTTGAAGGAAAGTCAACATTCAGCTTCTGTCAGTTTCCAGataatattttgtaattaattcTAATGGTATTGTATTTTTCAAGCCAAAAGACAATTCTGCCTCAAGACTTCATTGTCACCTCCtgcctgagtttccagcctgcCAGTCTGCCCTACAAATTTCAGACCTACCATCCCCCATAATcgtgtgagccaattccttcaATTAAATTTCTTCATAcatatatcctattggttctgtttttctaGAGAAAACTGATACTTCAATTCAGCTAATTCTCTATGTTGAAACTCGGAAAAGGAACAAACCTGAAAATAATTCTTATCTTTGGCTGGATCTTTT
It contains:
- the LOC110123119 gene encoding GTPase IMAP family member 5-like; amino-acid sequence: MPDRWPGFFHHPLILCFCDETRSQRKRLPGEEGRLQQDCLRTCRTLQHLAEQNGKVSAGWKRQLHHRWRRRELKSRIIFFEDHLVGKTGSGRSATGNSILCQPVFESKLGAQSVTRKCQRATGTWNGRSILVVDTPPIFEAEAQDQEVYQNIGSCYLLSVPGPHVLLLVTQLGRFTEQDVVAVTRVKEVFGAGAERYMVVLFTHKEDLDGGSLDEYVANTDNLRLRSLVRKCGQRYCAFNNRASGDEQREQLAQLMAVIEGLEREHQGAFLTNELFFDAQMLQQMGGGAHAEGQRHYLDKVRLQVAKQKQGLKEAERNCAFKTVFRLKAWITVNYELCVCLAWCSLLFLLILLIILYQL